The Lysobacter luteus genome contains the following window.
GAGCGCACCGGCCATCACGTTGCGGAACACCGGCGCGGCGACCGCGCCACCGCCGTAGCCGTAACCCTTGCTGGAGTCGGGCTCGTTGATCACCACCACCATCGAGAAGCGCGGGTTCTCGACCGGGACCACACCGGCGAACAGCGCGATGTACTTGTTGGAGTAGCCGCCGGTCGGGCTGAACTTGCGAGCAGTGCCAGTCTTGCCGCCGACGTGGTAGCCCAGGATCGCCGCGCCGGTCGCGGTGCCGCCGGTCTCGGTGACGGTCTGCATCATCCGCAGGACCTGGTCGGCCACCCGCGCATCGACGACCCGCTCGCCTTCGTTGCGCTGGCCCTTGACGAAGGTCGGCGCGGTGAGCACGCCATCGTTGGCAAGCGCCGCGTACGCCATCGCGATCTGCAGCGGCGTTGCCGACAGGCCGTAGCCGTAGGACATGGTGCGTTTGTCGGTGCCGCTCCACTGGCCGGGCCCCGCCAGCACGCCGGACGACTCGCCGGGGAAGCCGCTGCCGGGCTTGTCGCCGTAGCCGAAGCCGTGCACGAAGTCGTAGAAGTAGTCGTCGGGCAGGCGCTCGGCGAGCTTGGCAACGCCCACGTTGGAGCTGTGGGTGATGATCCCGGTGATGGTCAACGCGCCATAATTGCGGAAGTCGTTGATCGTGTAGCGGCCATTGGCCATGTAACCCGGCGAGGTGTCGACCACGGTCGCCGGGGTCACGATGCCCTGGCTCAGCGCGGCCGCGATCGTGATCGGCTTCATCGTCGACCCGGGCTCGACCACGTCGGTGACCGCGCGGTTGCGGCGCGCGTCGCTGCGGTCGCCGTCCAGGTCGTTGGGGTTGAAGCTGGGCAGGTTGGCCATCGCCAGCACTTCGCTGGTCGCGATGTCGAGCACCACCACCGAGCCGCTGCTGGCGTCGGCCTCGAGCAGGGCGTTGCGCAGCTCACGGTAGGCCAGGTACTGGATGCGTCGGTCGATGGTGAGCGTCAGGTCGCGGCCCGGCTCGGCGGGCCGCAGCAGGTCGACGTTCTCGATGATGCGGCCCTGGCCGTCGCGGATGACGCGCTTGGCGCCCGGCGTGCCGCGCAGCCATTCGTCGAACGCCAGCTCAAGACCTTCCTGGCCGGCGTCGTCGATGTTGGTGAAGCCGAGCACGTGCGCGAGCGCCTCGCCCTGCGGGTAGAAGCGTCGGAACTCGCGCTGGCTGGACACGCCCGGGATCCCGTGGGCGAGGATCTTCCGGGCCTGGCTCGGGTTGATCCGGCGCTGCAGGTACATGAACTCCTTGTCCGCGCGCTGGGTCAGTTTGCGCGTCAGGTAGTCGGCCGGCACGTCCAGCGCTTCGGCCAGCTCGGGGATGCGGTCCGGGTGCTTGAGCAGCTCCTGCGGATTGGCCCAGACCGACTCGACCGGCGTGGACACCGCGAGGGGCTCCCCGTTGCGATCGGTGATCATCCCGCGCGACGTCGGGATCGGGATTTCGCGCAGCGCGCGGGCGTCGCCCTGGCGCACGTAGAAGTCGTTGTTGAGCACCTGCACGTCGAACGCGCGGCCGACCAGCGCCACCGAGCACAACGCCAGCGTGCCGCCGACCATCGCCAGGCGGTGGCGCGGGTTGTAGCGCACGCCCCGGCGGGCGCCCCGGACTTCTTCGCCGCGGAAGCGCGCAAGCAACGCCGCCCACGCACCGCCATGCGCAGGGTTGCTGCGGGCGGCGTCACGGCGGCGGTCGCGGGCGCTCATGGACGGATCACCACGATCTCGGCGCCTTCCGGGAACTTCATGCCGAGGCGGTCGCGCGCGACCTGGTCGATGCGGTTGCTCTCCGCCCAGGTGGCCTGTTCCAGCTGCAGCCGGCCGAAATCGATGTTGAGTTCGTCGCGCGCCTTCTCCAGCCGGCTGGCCTCGACAAACAGCACGCGGTGACGATGGCGCGCGTGCACCACCGCCAGCGCCGTGGCGACGTTGGCGACGACCAGCACGGTCAGCAGCAGGCGCGTGGTCATGCGGCCTCCTGCAGCGCCGGCTTCTCGGCCACGCGCAGCACCGCGCTGCGGGCGCGCGGGTTGGCGGCGGTCTCGGCATCGTCTGCCTTCTGCGCGCCGCCGATCGCCAGCAGGTCGGGGGTGAAGGCGATCTCCACCGGCATGCGGCGGTTGGCCGGCGGCGCCTTGGCGTGGCGGTTGATGAACTGCTTGACGATGCGGTCTTCCAGCGAATGGAAGCTGATCACCGCCAGCCGTCCGCCGGGCCTGAGGCGCTCCAGCGCAGCGTCGAGCCCGGCTTCGAGGTCGGCCAGCTCGCGGTTGATGAAGATGCGGATCGCCTGGAAGCTGCGCGTCGCCGGATGGCGGCCCTTGCCCGGTCCGGTGTGAGCGGTTCGCGGCAGTGCCGACGCGATGAGCTCGGCCAGCTGCGCGGTGCGCACCAGCGGCTCCTCGTCGCGGCGCGCAACGATCGCGCGGGCGATGCGACGCGACTGGCGCTCCTCGCCGTAGGTCCACAGCACGTCGGCGATCTCGCGCTCCTCGGCCTGCGCCAGCCACTCGGCGGCGCTCTGGCCGGCATCGGGGTCCATCCGCATGTCGAGCGGGCCGTCGCGGCCGAAGCTGAAGCCGCGCTCGGCCACGTCGAGCTGCGGCGAGGACACGCCCAGGTCGAACAGGATCCCGTCCAGCCCGCTGGCGGTGGCATCCCACCGGGCGAGGTCGGCGAAGCTGCCGCGGAAGATCGACACGCGCGGGTCCGCCCCGAACTCGCGTTCGGCGACCGCAATCGCTTCGGGATCCTTGTCCATCACCAGCAGCCGTCCTCCGGCGCCGAGTTGGTCGAGCACGCCCCGCGCATGGCCGCCGCGGCCGAACGTGCCGTCGAGGTAGGCTCCATCCCCACGCACCCGCAGGCCTTCCAGGACCTGCCGGTACATCACGGGAAGGTGGCCGGAAGTCGCCGAGCGCTCCATGCCACCGTCCGTCATAGCTGCAGGTCGAGCAGTTCCTCGCTCAGATCCCCGTCAGACACCGTCTGCTGGATCTGCGCGTGGTGCGCCTGCTCGCTCCACAGTTCGAACTTGTCGCCCATGCCCAGCAGCACCGCCTTGCGCTCGATGCCCACCGCGGCGCGGTGGCTGGCCGGGACGGTGATGCGGCCGTTGCCGTCGAGCTCGACGAAGGTGGCCGCGCCGACCAGCTTGAGCTGCAGGTTGCGGTTGACCTTCTTGGCCTTGGGCAGCTTGTTGACCTGGTCGCGCACCCGCTCCCAGATCGCCCGCGGGTACAGATAGAGGGAGCCGGACTCGAACGGGTTGTAGGTGATGACCAGCTGGTTGCCACAATCGCGCGCGACGGCATCGCGGTGGGCGGTGGGCACCGCCAGCCGGCCCTTTTCGTCGATCGTGATGGCGGTCTCGCCCTGGAACATTGCGCACCTGGTTGTTGGCCCGCCTCTGTTGGGCGGTTTGCCTTACGGGCATACGGTCACTCGAACCGTCTGCGGCCACCGAAAACCACTAAAAACCCGGCTTTCCCTCGGATGTCCACCTTAGGCACCGCAAAAATGGTTGTCAACAACTTCCGGGGGCAAATTTCACTAGGCACATCAAAGGCTTGCAGCGAACTTCAGAGTCTTATTCAAGACTTATCCACTAACCGTTGTTTCGTCTCACATTTTGAGATTTCGGGCGCGTGGAGGCCTTGTGAAGAGACGACGCGGCACGCGGGCCCGTTACGGTGCTGCAGCGCAGCATCGGCATCCCATGAAAAAGGCGCGCCCGGGGGCGCGCCTTTCCTGGATCAGGGCGGAGCCGGCCGATAAGCCGGGTTCTGTCGTGGGCAATCATTCCTCTAGGCGCATCGTCACCGATACGCTCAAGCAACCTACCCGGAGGCACCGCGGGCCGCGGCATTGCCTCCCTATTTGGTCTTGCTCCCGGTGGGGTTTGCCGTGCCGGTCTGTTGCCAGACTCGCGGTGCGCTCTTACCGCACCGTTTCACCCTTGCCACGCACGTCTTGCGACGCCGTTCGGCGGTCTGCTCTCTGTTGCACTTTCCGTCGGCTCGCGCCGCCCAGGCGTTACCTGGCACCGTGCCCTGTGGAGCCCGGACTTTCCTCGGCATCCCGAAGGATGACGCGACTGCCTGGCCGACTCCGCGGGCGCAGTCTACCGGGGTTGGGTGGCTTTGCGGCCGGGCGGGGTCGATCCCGGGAGGGCGAGTTCAGGCTGGCCGGACGGTCCCGCTGCCACCTCAGCTCTCGCCGGCGCCATACAGCGCCTTGCGCGGGGCCCCGCTCAGTTCGGCCGCCAGCTTCGCCGCGGTCGACGGTGGCAGGTGCCCTGCCAGCTTCGCGTACAGCCGGCGCCCCTCTGCCAGGCTGGCATCGGCATCGTCACCGGCGCCCTCCACCACCAGCACGAATTCGCCCCGGCGCTGGTTGGGGTCCGCCGCAACCGTCTGGCGAAGCCCCGCCAGGGTGTCGTCGAGCACGGTCTCGAACAGCTTGGTGAG
Protein-coding sequences here:
- a CDS encoding peptidoglycan D,D-transpeptidase FtsI family protein, producing MVGGTLALCSVALVGRAFDVQVLNNDFYVRQGDARALREIPIPTSRGMITDRNGEPLAVSTPVESVWANPQELLKHPDRIPELAEALDVPADYLTRKLTQRADKEFMYLQRRINPSQARKILAHGIPGVSSQREFRRFYPQGEALAHVLGFTNIDDAGQEGLELAFDEWLRGTPGAKRVIRDGQGRIIENVDLLRPAEPGRDLTLTIDRRIQYLAYRELRNALLEADASSGSVVVLDIATSEVLAMANLPSFNPNDLDGDRSDARRNRAVTDVVEPGSTMKPITIAAALSQGIVTPATVVDTSPGYMANGRYTINDFRNYGALTITGIITHSSNVGVAKLAERLPDDYFYDFVHGFGYGDKPGSGFPGESSGVLAGPGQWSGTDKRTMSYGYGLSATPLQIAMAYAALANDGVLTAPTFVKGQRNEGERVVDARVADQVLRMMQTVTETGGTATGAAILGYHVGGKTGTARKFSPTGGYSNKYIALFAGVVPVENPRFSMVVVINEPDSSKGYGYGGGAVAAPVFRNVMAGALRLMDVPPDDIETWLAAQAAEQAKRAKAAGGAGESGPVLPTAVAASTAGTASGPASLPDALPEPVTVGGAR
- the ftsL gene encoding cell division protein FtsL — translated: MTTRLLLTVLVVANVATALAVVHARHRHRVLFVEASRLEKARDELNIDFGRLQLEQATWAESNRIDQVARDRLGMKFPEGAEIVVIRP
- the rsmH gene encoding 16S rRNA (cytosine(1402)-N(4))-methyltransferase RsmH; translated protein: MERSATSGHLPVMYRQVLEGLRVRGDGAYLDGTFGRGGHARGVLDQLGAGGRLLVMDKDPEAIAVAEREFGADPRVSIFRGSFADLARWDATASGLDGILFDLGVSSPQLDVAERGFSFGRDGPLDMRMDPDAGQSAAEWLAQAEEREIADVLWTYGEERQSRRIARAIVARRDEEPLVRTAQLAELIASALPRTAHTGPGKGRHPATRSFQAIRIFINRELADLEAGLDAALERLRPGGRLAVISFHSLEDRIVKQFINRHAKAPPANRRMPVEIAFTPDLLAIGGAQKADDAETAANPRARSAVLRVAEKPALQEAA
- the mraZ gene encoding division/cell wall cluster transcriptional repressor MraZ, whose protein sequence is MFQGETAITIDEKGRLAVPTAHRDAVARDCGNQLVITYNPFESGSLYLYPRAIWERVRDQVNKLPKAKKVNRNLQLKLVGAATFVELDGNGRITVPASHRAAVGIERKAVLLGMGDKFELWSEQAHHAQIQQTVSDGDLSEELLDLQL